A single genomic interval of Antarcticibacterium arcticum harbors:
- a CDS encoding adenylate/guanylate cyclase domain-containing protein: MKFNGKAWILAAFIFLVAPGLAAQNPALADSLIALYHSDESLENDLPTLKSIADNHTNPDIKLEYAEILITKAAKDSLYNYLHSGFLQKGNAMQLKGNYPTALDSYFRSLNYANLSNNRLGIGAINISIADTYSMIGNSLTSKRYYDRGIAILREVNDSIKLGSALLNVGDESFNSGDYDEALEYFSESGLIFKAIDYPLGRAYNLGNVGMVYAAQGKHTLAKKNINEAIEMLEELEQYYPIAVYLSTIADIYAAQNNIPNAFDYAKRSHELATRYGLKDQIGNSNLQLANLYEAAGNYKEAYKFYKNYIVYRDSVTNLQAIQQMADLRTDFEISQKQTEVDLLAQQKRNQKIIVISTGIALVLLGLLAFGLYRRYLYINKMSKVLGNEKDRSDKLLLNILPEQTARELKEFGRVKSQRFESVSVLFADFKDFTNLSEYLDPEVLVESVDFYFSKFDEIIEKYGLEKIKTVGDCYMCAGGLPFPSHDHAHSILLAALDMTNFVKEAKENQKDDEIRFDIRIGVNTGPVVAGVVGSRKFAYDIWGDTVNIASRMETNSEAGRINISHNTYQLVKFHFECEYRGKVEVKSKGSMKMYYVNAIKFHHPKHDRGELVRPEVQV; the protein is encoded by the coding sequence ATGAAATTTAATGGGAAAGCCTGGATCCTGGCGGCCTTTATATTTCTGGTCGCACCCGGCCTTGCCGCTCAAAATCCGGCACTGGCTGATAGTCTCATTGCACTTTATCATTCCGATGAGTCCCTTGAAAACGACCTTCCAACCTTAAAGTCAATTGCCGACAATCATACCAATCCCGATATTAAACTGGAATACGCCGAAATTCTCATTACCAAAGCTGCCAAAGATTCTTTGTATAATTACCTTCACAGCGGTTTTTTACAAAAGGGGAATGCCATGCAATTAAAGGGAAATTATCCCACGGCCCTTGATTCCTATTTCAGAAGTCTTAATTACGCTAACCTAAGCAACAACAGGCTGGGAATTGGAGCCATAAATATTTCAATTGCAGATACTTATTCCATGATTGGGAATTCCCTCACTTCAAAAAGATATTATGACCGGGGAATTGCGATTCTAAGGGAGGTTAATGACTCCATTAAGTTAGGATCTGCCTTACTCAATGTGGGTGATGAATCATTTAACAGTGGTGATTACGATGAGGCCCTGGAATATTTTTCAGAATCAGGGCTTATCTTTAAGGCAATAGATTATCCATTAGGCAGGGCTTATAATTTGGGTAATGTAGGGATGGTGTATGCCGCACAGGGAAAACACACCCTTGCCAAAAAAAATATCAATGAGGCAATTGAAATGCTGGAGGAATTGGAACAGTATTACCCAATAGCAGTTTACCTTAGTACTATTGCCGATATTTATGCAGCTCAAAACAATATTCCCAACGCTTTTGACTATGCAAAACGCAGCCATGAACTCGCCACCCGTTATGGGCTGAAGGATCAAATTGGGAACTCCAACCTGCAGCTGGCAAACCTCTATGAAGCTGCCGGAAATTATAAAGAAGCCTATAAATTCTATAAAAACTATATAGTATATCGTGATAGCGTAACAAACCTGCAGGCGATCCAGCAAATGGCCGACCTGCGAACAGATTTTGAGATCTCACAGAAGCAAACCGAAGTAGATCTCCTGGCGCAACAAAAAAGGAATCAGAAAATAATAGTAATCTCTACAGGAATTGCTTTGGTCCTGCTGGGACTTCTTGCCTTTGGTTTGTACCGCCGCTACCTGTACATTAACAAAATGAGCAAAGTCCTTGGTAATGAAAAGGACCGGTCTGATAAATTATTGCTGAACATCCTGCCGGAACAAACCGCACGGGAATTAAAAGAATTTGGCAGGGTTAAATCACAGCGCTTTGAATCGGTCTCGGTGCTGTTTGCAGATTTCAAGGATTTCACCAACCTTTCGGAATATCTGGATCCCGAAGTGTTAGTGGAAAGCGTAGATTTTTACTTTTCCAAATTTGATGAAATAATTGAGAAATACGGGCTGGAAAAGATCAAAACTGTAGGCGACTGTTATATGTGCGCCGGCGGCCTCCCCTTCCCTTCCCATGACCATGCACACTCTATATTGCTCGCTGCGCTGGATATGACCAACTTTGTAAAAGAGGCGAAAGAGAATCAAAAAGATGATGAAATACGTTTTGACATACGTATTGGGGTAAATACCGGGCCGGTGGTAGCGGGAGTTGTAGGCAGCAGGAAATTTGCCTATGACATCTGGGGAGATACGGTAAATATCGCTTCCCGAATGGAAACAAATTCAGAAGCCGGACGCATCAATATTTCGCACAATACCTATCAATTGGTGAAATTTCATTTTGAATGTGAATACCGCGGTAAAGTAGAAGTTAAAAGCAAAGGCAGTATGAAAATGTATTACGTGAATGCAATTAAATTTCACCACCCCAAACACGACCGGGGAGAACTTGTAAGGCCGGAAGTGCAGGTGTGA
- a CDS encoding SUMF1/EgtB/PvdO family nonheme iron enzyme, whose protein sequence is MQKIPVFLFSFWFCVAFGQKMEQGIDPPGTIQVNSELYIDKTPVTNLMFMEYLKVKHFLAGKGFQTFKEYQESTEDTIKSLNYLYLSPLVNLETAHGEIYKKAYIEDYKYHPVLGITKEEAEDYCSWRSGMVSYLWQTNPKHIAKRDYASRINYRLPFNEELAAAKNYFQDKEQLLLVKGKNPVRFKTTKNPKDFTLFKISEYTQTDTLYGENYKGIVPESFPNDVTGFRCVCEILS, encoded by the coding sequence ATGCAAAAAATACCGGTGTTCCTGTTTAGCTTTTGGTTTTGTGTCGCATTTGGACAGAAAATGGAGCAGGGGATAGACCCGCCGGGAACAATTCAGGTTAATTCGGAGCTTTATATTGATAAAACCCCGGTGACCAATTTGATGTTTATGGAATACCTGAAGGTCAAACATTTTCTGGCCGGGAAAGGCTTTCAAACCTTTAAAGAGTATCAGGAATCTACAGAAGATACTATAAAGAGTTTGAATTATCTCTATTTATCCCCTTTAGTAAACCTGGAAACTGCACACGGGGAAATTTATAAAAAAGCCTATATTGAAGATTACAAGTATCATCCGGTGCTTGGGATTACAAAAGAAGAGGCAGAAGATTATTGTTCATGGAGATCAGGGATGGTTTCCTATTTATGGCAAACAAACCCGAAACACATTGCCAAAAGAGATTATGCCTCCCGCATAAATTACAGGTTGCCTTTCAATGAAGAACTTGCTGCGGCAAAGAATTATTTTCAGGATAAAGAACAGCTGCTCCTTGTAAAGGGGAAAAATCCTGTAAGATTTAAGACCACGAAAAACCCCAAAGATTTTACCCTCTTTAAGATCTCAGAATACACCCAAACTGATACCTTGTACGGCGAGAATTATAAAGGCATAGTGCCGGAATCCTTTCCAAATGATGTCACAGGTTTCCGTTGTGTTTGTGAAATTTTGTCTTAA
- a CDS encoding DUF2255 family protein: protein MFEKDLYDYLNTHTRIEIKGGLDRPTFLPIWMVNVNGRLFSRSWNKSDRSWFTEFLKSGKGQIKYGEKIVNVSGHKIDSEDEINKKIDASYLQKYTQPENIPYAQGITQPEYANYTMEFKLEEK, encoded by the coding sequence ATGTTTGAAAAAGATCTGTACGATTATTTAAATACTCACACCCGAATAGAGATAAAGGGTGGTTTGGACCGCCCCACATTTCTTCCAATCTGGATGGTAAATGTGAATGGCAGATTATTCTCCCGGAGTTGGAATAAAAGTGATAGAAGCTGGTTCACCGAATTTTTAAAATCCGGCAAGGGCCAGATAAAATACGGTGAGAAAATTGTAAATGTTTCGGGACATAAAATTGACAGCGAAGATGAAATCAATAAAAAAATTGATGCTTCCTATCTTCAAAAATATACACAACCTGAAAACATTCCATATGCCCAAGGTATCACCCAACCGGAATATGCCAATTATACAATGGAATTTAAGTTGGAAGAAAAGTAG
- a CDS encoding SIMPL domain-containing protein: MNNLKLLLPMLLFSIVSFGQTKNFIDQPYLETTAMVDTLVKPDIIYLDILLRESDNRNRESVEELEIKMAAKLESLGINLKEQLSLSDLGSNFKKYFLKQKDVLKSKAYKLKVFDAQTAGRVLVGLEDIGISNVSLDKTEYSKMEELKLNLKSRAVAKAKTQAEYLLKPLDQKITRALFITDKYYQTFGYGGELNEMVVVGYGASMKQEIKQIDIEFKPIRVETEVSIKFGIE, from the coding sequence ATGAACAATCTAAAACTCCTCCTCCCAATGCTGCTTTTCAGCATTGTATCTTTTGGGCAAACCAAAAATTTTATTGATCAGCCTTATCTTGAAACAACCGCTATGGTTGATACGTTGGTAAAACCTGATATCATTTATCTGGACATCCTGCTTCGGGAATCTGATAACCGCAACCGGGAATCTGTAGAAGAACTGGAAATTAAAATGGCGGCCAAACTGGAATCGCTGGGGATCAACTTAAAAGAGCAACTTTCGCTTTCAGACCTTGGAAGTAATTTCAAGAAATATTTTTTAAAACAAAAGGATGTTTTGAAAAGCAAAGCCTACAAACTCAAGGTCTTTGATGCGCAAACCGCGGGAAGGGTTTTGGTGGGACTGGAAGATATTGGGATCTCCAATGTGTCCCTTGATAAAACCGAGTACTCAAAGATGGAGGAATTAAAACTCAATTTGAAATCAAGGGCAGTGGCAAAAGCCAAGACCCAGGCCGAATACCTTTTAAAACCACTGGACCAGAAGATCACCCGGGCCTTGTTTATTACCGACAAATATTACCAGACTTTTGGTTATGGCGGAGAACTCAATGAAATGGTTGTGGTGGGATACGGTGCAAGTATGAAGCAGGAAATAAAACAAATAGATATTGAGTTTAAACCTATACGGGTAGAAACCGAGGTTTCCATAAAATTTGGAATTGAGTAA
- a CDS encoding amidohydrolase family protein — protein sequence MLHRILMTLLLVMSSAVLFAQQETTKNDTLKKDEKKWDVNNPYTTDWKINKVALNTSEGTWMNLDVSPDGKTIVFDLLGDIYSMPVSGGKATALTSGMAYTVQPRFSPDGKRISFTSDAAGGDNIWVMDADGKNARQITKETFRLLNNAVWTADGNSVIARKHFTSGRSLGAGEMWQYHLAGSAGIQLTEKKNDQQDVNEPSTSRDGKYLYYSEDMYPGGNFQYNKDPNSQIYVIKRYDLTTGETLTITGGPGGAARPQVSPDGKKLAFVKRIRTKSVLYIHDLETGEEWPVFDALSKDQQEAWAIFGVYPGFNWMPDNRDIIIWAEGKVKRINTENIAVSEIPFTVENTIEIAETHRSQHQVFSDNFSSKVIRNAVTSPDGKTLVFNSVGHLWKKNLPNGKPQRLTKDDNFEFEPAFSPNGKEIIYVSWTDAGYGAIKKVSANGGNPSTLTTQKGIYRNPVFSNDGKLIVFTRESGNSDMGRTFSKEPGIYLMNANGENLRKITKEGDFPVFSKNNDRILYQTGGVFFGNLTKSLKSVDLNGKEERTHITSKYANRLVPSPDNQWIAFTNLHKAYVAPFVMTGKPIDLDDKSKTVPVTAITKDAGMNLHWSDNSQNIHWTLGDEYFTNRVSEKFTFLPNSPDTISPITETGIKVGLELKADVPKGQIAFTNARIITMNGDKVIENGTILIKENKIVALGAAGEVNVPNAAKVYDLQGKTIMPGIVDAHAHIGAFRYGLTPQKHWPSYANLAFGVTTAHDPSALSETVFGISELVKSGKMVGPRIFSTGIILYGAEGDFKADINSLEDARSALRRTKAFGAISVKSYNQPRREQRQQVMQAAKELGMNVVPEGGSTFFHNMNMIVDGHTGIEHNIPVAPVYKDIYTLWSNSTTGYTPTLIVNYGGINGEYYFYEKSNVWENEKLLNFTPRHIVDSRSRHRTMLPEEEYQQGPVLVSETAKALTDKGVKVNLGAHGQLQGLGAHWELWLLQMGGMTNMEALRAATLNGAEYLGLGKEIGSLEVGKLADLIVLNENPLEDIRNSESIIYTMVNGRLYESETMNEIGNEPKERGKFYWENTRNNEAFPWHESTGSFSTPGCTCH from the coding sequence ATGCTTCACCGAATTTTGATGACCTTACTCCTTGTAATGTCTTCCGCAGTCCTGTTTGCTCAACAGGAAACCACAAAAAATGACACGCTTAAAAAAGACGAAAAAAAATGGGATGTAAACAATCCCTATACGACCGATTGGAAGATCAACAAAGTTGCGCTAAATACCAGTGAAGGTACCTGGATGAACCTGGACGTGAGTCCCGATGGCAAAACCATTGTCTTTGACCTCTTGGGAGATATTTATTCAATGCCGGTCTCAGGCGGGAAAGCTACTGCTTTAACTAGCGGGATGGCGTATACCGTACAGCCAAGATTTTCACCAGATGGAAAAAGGATCTCTTTTACCAGCGATGCCGCCGGGGGAGATAATATATGGGTGATGGATGCCGATGGTAAAAATGCCCGGCAGATCACCAAAGAAACTTTTCGACTGCTAAACAACGCAGTTTGGACCGCCGATGGAAATTCGGTTATCGCCCGTAAGCACTTTACCTCAGGAAGGTCGCTTGGTGCAGGTGAAATGTGGCAATACCACCTTGCAGGAAGCGCAGGGATACAGCTTACCGAAAAAAAGAATGACCAGCAGGATGTGAACGAACCCAGCACCTCCCGCGATGGGAAATACCTGTACTACAGTGAGGATATGTACCCGGGTGGCAACTTCCAGTACAATAAGGATCCTAACAGCCAAATCTACGTTATAAAAAGATATGACCTTACAACCGGAGAAACCCTCACCATTACCGGTGGACCGGGTGGGGCGGCAAGGCCACAGGTTTCTCCTGATGGAAAGAAACTTGCCTTTGTAAAAAGGATACGCACCAAAAGCGTGCTCTATATACACGACCTGGAAACAGGGGAGGAATGGCCGGTTTTTGATGCGTTGAGCAAAGACCAGCAGGAAGCCTGGGCGATCTTCGGGGTGTATCCCGGTTTCAACTGGATGCCCGATAATCGCGATATTATAATTTGGGCCGAAGGAAAAGTAAAAAGGATCAATACCGAAAATATCGCGGTAAGCGAGATCCCATTCACGGTAGAGAACACCATTGAGATCGCAGAAACCCACAGGTCGCAACACCAGGTGTTTTCAGATAATTTCAGCTCGAAAGTGATCCGCAATGCGGTGACTTCGCCGGATGGAAAGACCCTTGTATTCAATTCCGTAGGACATCTCTGGAAAAAGAACCTTCCCAACGGAAAACCTCAGCGCTTAACCAAAGATGATAATTTCGAATTTGAACCTGCTTTCTCCCCTAACGGGAAAGAGATCATTTATGTTTCCTGGACCGATGCAGGTTATGGCGCAATTAAAAAAGTTTCAGCAAACGGTGGGAATCCTTCCACCCTTACCACTCAAAAAGGAATATACCGCAACCCAGTCTTTTCAAATGATGGGAAATTGATCGTGTTCACCCGGGAATCGGGCAACAGCGATATGGGCCGAACTTTCTCCAAAGAACCGGGGATTTACCTGATGAATGCCAATGGAGAGAATCTACGAAAAATTACCAAAGAGGGAGATTTCCCTGTTTTCAGCAAAAATAACGACAGGATCCTGTATCAAACGGGTGGGGTTTTCTTCGGAAATCTTACCAAGAGCCTTAAAAGTGTTGACCTCAACGGAAAGGAAGAACGCACCCACATTACCTCAAAATATGCCAACAGGCTGGTGCCAAGCCCCGACAATCAATGGATCGCTTTCACCAATTTGCACAAGGCCTATGTGGCACCGTTTGTAATGACCGGAAAACCCATTGACCTGGATGATAAAAGCAAGACGGTTCCTGTTACCGCGATCACCAAAGATGCGGGAATGAACCTCCACTGGAGTGATAACAGCCAGAATATACACTGGACCCTGGGCGATGAATATTTCACCAACCGGGTTTCAGAAAAATTCACGTTTTTACCAAATTCGCCCGACACTATTTCACCCATTACCGAAACCGGGATCAAGGTGGGACTGGAATTAAAGGCTGATGTTCCAAAAGGCCAGATCGCCTTTACAAACGCCAGGATCATTACTATGAACGGCGATAAAGTGATCGAGAATGGAACTATCCTGATAAAGGAAAATAAAATTGTTGCCCTTGGTGCAGCGGGAGAAGTAAATGTTCCAAACGCCGCCAAAGTATATGACCTGCAGGGAAAAACCATTATGCCGGGTATAGTAGATGCCCACGCCCATATTGGTGCTTTCCGCTATGGCCTAACCCCGCAAAAACACTGGCCGTCTTATGCCAATTTAGCATTTGGGGTAACAACCGCGCACGATCCTTCGGCATTGAGCGAGACCGTCTTCGGGATTTCTGAATTGGTAAAAAGCGGGAAAATGGTTGGTCCAAGAATCTTTTCAACCGGGATCATCCTGTATGGCGCGGAAGGAGATTTCAAAGCCGATATCAACAGCCTGGAAGATGCGCGTTCGGCTTTGAGAAGAACAAAGGCTTTCGGGGCAATTTCAGTAAAAAGTTACAATCAGCCCCGCCGCGAGCAGCGCCAGCAGGTAATGCAGGCTGCCAAGGAACTTGGAATGAATGTGGTGCCAGAAGGGGGTAGTACATTTTTCCATAATATGAATATGATCGTAGATGGTCACACGGGAATTGAGCACAACATTCCCGTAGCTCCGGTATATAAAGATATCTATACCCTGTGGAGCAACAGTACCACCGGCTACACCCCTACCCTTATCGTGAATTACGGTGGAATTAACGGGGAATATTATTTCTATGAAAAATCCAATGTGTGGGAGAACGAAAAACTGCTGAATTTCACTCCGCGTCACATTGTTGATTCCCGCTCAAGACACCGCACCATGCTGCCTGAAGAGGAATATCAGCAAGGCCCGGTACTGGTATCAGAAACCGCAAAAGCGCTTACAGATAAAGGTGTAAAAGTAAACCTTGGAGCCCACGGCCAGTTACAGGGACTTGGAGCCCACTGGGAATTGTGGTTGTTGCAAATGGGCGGAATGACCAATATGGAGGCCCTGCGCGCTGCCACTTTGAACGGGGCAGAATACCTTGGTCTTGGAAAGGAAATTGGTTCCCTGGAAGTTGGAAAACTTGCAGATCTTATAGTGTTGAATGAGAATCCGCTGGAGGACATAAGAAATTCAGAAAGCATTATTTATACCATGGTAAACGGCAGGTTGTATGAGAGTGAAACCATGAATGAAATTGGGAATGAACCAAAAGAACGCGGCAAGTTCTATTGGGAAAACACCCGCAATAATGAAGCATTCCCCTGGCATGAAAGCACCGGCAGTTTTAGCACT